The nucleotide window GCTTCGAAGCCCTGGCCCGGCACAACGTGCAACTGCTGGCCGACAGCGGCGCCCACACGCTGGTGACCGCCTGCGCCGAGTGCCTGCGCACCTGGCGGCTGGACTACCCGCCATTCCAGGGCGGCGGGGCGCCGAAGGTGCTGCACCTGTCCGAGTACCTGGCGCAGCGGCTGCCGGAGCTCGAGTGGAAGGAGGGTCCGCCCCGTCGCGTCACGTTCCAGGACCCGTGCCGCCTGGGCCGCCACGCCGGCGTGTACGACGCGCCCCGCCAGGTCCTCGCCGCGATGCCGGGCGTGGAACTCGTGGAAATGCCCCGCTCCGGGCGCCGGGCGATCTGCTGCGCCGGGGGGACGTGGACCCACTGTGACCGCCACACGAAGGAGATCCAGGCGGACCGCATCGCCGAAGCGCGCGCCACGGGCGCGGACACCCTGGTCACGGCCTGCCCCAAGTGCCGCATCCACTTCGCCTGCGCCATGCGGGACCCGGATGTGCAGGAGGCGGGCGGGATCCGGATGATGGACCTGTCGGAACTGGTGGCCGGGTCGCTGGCGCGGGCCGCCGCACACACCGGGAAGGAGGCGTCGGAATGATCCAACATCACGCGGATGAAGGTGCCCGCGACGGAATCCGCGTCGGGGTCTTCGTCTGTGATTGCGGCTCGAACATCCTCGGCGCCGTGGACTGCGCCGCGGTCGCCGAGCACGCGAAGACGCTCCCCGACGTGGTGTGCGTGGTGCGCAACCGCTACACCTGCGCCGAGCCGGGCCAGAACGAGATCCGCAACGCGATCCGCGAGCACCGGCTCAACCGCGTGGTGGTGGCCTCGTGCACCCCGAGGCAGCACGAGCCCACCTTCCGGCAGTGCGTGCTCGACGCCGGCCTGAACCCATATCTCATGGAGATGGCCAATCTCCGCGAGCACTGCTCGTGGGTGCACCCCGGGAACGTCGCCGCCGCCACGGCCAAGGCCAAGGACCTGATGGCCAGCGCGGTGGCCAAGGCGCGGCTGCTGCAGCCGCAGGAGGAGATGTCCATCCCGGTCGCGCAGCGGGCGCTGGTGATCGGGGGCGGGGTGACCGGCATCGAGGCCGCGCTGGAGCTGGCGGACGCGGGTCACAAGGTGGTGCTGGTCGAGAAGCAGGC belongs to Candidatus Eisenbacteria bacterium and includes:
- a CDS encoding (Fe-S)-binding protein, with translation MMELAQALAELRRSTRAAVCAECGKCTSVCPLAATGGYHVRSIACQSLEEELEGRGVGIRRCLTCGSCDLRCPQGVQFLDLVRGVRELAEPESIEACPHGGAMQSCMRIMARNGAEQDRLGWLEPDLRTEPEKGDVFFWAGCAGHLDAFFPELSAGGPDANVAAVRVLNRLGVVPVVSARERCCGHDLLWNGDRQGFEALARHNVQLLADSGAHTLVTACAECLRTWRLDYPPFQGGGAPKVLHLSEYLAQRLPELEWKEGPPRRVTFQDPCRLGRHAGVYDAPRQVLAAMPGVELVEMPRSGRRAICCAGGTWTHCDRHTKEIQADRIAEARATGADTLVTACPKCRIHFACAMRDPDVQEAGGIRMMDLSELVAGSLARAAAHTGKEASE